Proteins from a genomic interval of Stenotrophomonas sp. 24(2023):
- a CDS encoding response regulator, with protein sequence MRVLIAEDDPDIASGLCASLRRQGHVVDHVDNGAHADAALNSTPYSLLVLDLGLPNLDGHAVLQRLRQRGDGLAVLVVTARDGLSDRVQTLDLGADDYLIKPFALDEFEARVRAQLRRVTSNGTPDMRIGHLRLDLPGRRVWLREEPLELTAREFGLLSALAVRPDRIVSRGQLVEALCDWGQDLTDNGLDIALHRLRRKLQPGGMGIRTVRGLGYMLEEVNE encoded by the coding sequence ATGCGCGTGCTGATTGCCGAAGATGACCCCGATATCGCCTCGGGCCTGTGCGCCTCGCTGCGCCGGCAGGGGCACGTGGTGGACCACGTGGACAATGGCGCGCATGCCGATGCCGCGCTCAATTCCACCCCCTATTCCCTGCTGGTACTGGACCTGGGGCTGCCCAACCTGGACGGCCACGCCGTACTGCAGCGCCTGCGCCAGCGTGGCGATGGCCTGGCCGTGCTGGTGGTGACCGCGCGTGATGGCCTGAGCGATCGCGTGCAGACCCTGGACCTGGGTGCCGACGACTACCTGATCAAGCCCTTCGCCCTGGACGAGTTCGAGGCCCGCGTGCGCGCGCAGCTGCGCCGGGTCACCAGCAACGGCACCCCGGACATGCGCATCGGCCACCTGCGGCTGGACCTGCCCGGCCGCCGCGTCTGGCTGCGCGAGGAACCGCTGGAACTGACCGCCCGTGAATTCGGCCTGCTCTCGGCGCTGGCCGTGCGCCCGGACCGCATCGTCTCCCGCGGCCAGCTGGTCGAGGCCCTGTGCGACTGGGGCCAGGACCTGACCGACAACGGCCTGGACATCGCCCTGCACCGTCTGCGCCGCAAGCTGCAGCCCGGCGGCATGGGCATCCGTACCGTGCGCGGGCTGGGCTACATGCTGGAAGAAGTGAACGAATGA
- a CDS encoding alpha/beta fold hydrolase, with protein MTASHEFFYAGGPQGVLLVHGLTGTPAEMRVLGKGLHSAGFTVHGVQLPGHCGTVDDLLQTTWEQWYEGVEKAAEQLRTRVDTLFVGGLSMGAVLSLALAARRPELVSGVGVYGATFRYDGWNIPAVAKLSFVLPWFKRLGIGRDRMFMEEPPYGLRDERLRAQISAAMLSGDSAAAGLPGNPWHALAEMGALSKWTRRHLHQVTAPCLVVHAREDDVASLGNAELVMTRVSGPRELVILDDSYHMITIDRERREVIRRSAAFFTAVSAGQPALPEVA; from the coding sequence GTGACCGCTTCCCATGAGTTTTTCTATGCCGGCGGCCCGCAGGGCGTGCTGCTGGTCCATGGCCTGACCGGCACCCCCGCGGAGATGCGGGTGCTGGGCAAGGGCCTGCATTCGGCCGGCTTCACCGTGCACGGCGTGCAGCTGCCCGGCCACTGCGGCACGGTCGATGACCTGCTGCAGACCACCTGGGAACAGTGGTACGAGGGCGTTGAAAAGGCCGCCGAACAGCTGCGCACGCGGGTGGACACCCTGTTCGTGGGCGGCCTGTCGATGGGCGCCGTGCTGTCCCTGGCCCTGGCCGCGCGCCGGCCTGAGCTGGTCTCCGGCGTGGGCGTGTACGGCGCCACCTTCCGCTATGACGGCTGGAACATCCCGGCCGTGGCCAAGCTGTCGTTCGTGCTGCCCTGGTTCAAGCGCCTGGGCATCGGCCGCGACCGCATGTTCATGGAAGAACCGCCCTACGGCCTGCGCGACGAGCGCCTGCGGGCACAGATCAGCGCGGCCATGCTCAGCGGCGACAGCGCCGCCGCCGGCCTGCCCGGCAACCCGTGGCACGCACTGGCGGAAATGGGCGCCCTGTCCAAGTGGACCCGCCGCCACCTGCACCAGGTGACCGCCCCCTGCCTGGTGGTGCATGCCCGCGAGGACGATGTGGCCAGCCTGGGCAATGCCGAGCTGGTGATGACCCGGGTGAGTGGCCCGCGCGAGCTGGTGATCCTGGATGACAGCTACCACATGATCACCATCGACCGCGAACGCCGCGAAGTGATCCGCCGCAGCGCGGCCTTCTTCACTGCCGTCTCGGCCGGCCAGCCGGCCCTGCCGGAGGTGGCCTGA
- a CDS encoding EamA family transporter, with translation MGGLAITLWLVNVVLDTGGQLAFKAAATDPQDGEGLQRWKHMAMRPWLWLGVACYVFEFVAWIAFLSLVPLSMGVLLGSINIVALMIAGRVLFRERLTPLRVAGMLLVSAGVAVVGLGA, from the coding sequence ATGGGAGGGTTGGCGATCACCCTGTGGCTGGTGAACGTCGTGCTCGATACCGGCGGCCAGCTGGCCTTCAAGGCCGCCGCCACCGATCCGCAGGACGGTGAAGGCCTGCAGCGCTGGAAGCACATGGCGATGCGGCCGTGGCTGTGGCTGGGCGTGGCCTGCTACGTGTTCGAGTTCGTCGCCTGGATCGCCTTCCTGTCGCTGGTGCCGCTGTCGATGGGCGTGCTGCTGGGCTCGATCAACATCGTGGCGCTGATGATCGCCGGCCGCGTGCTGTTCCGTGAGCGGCTCACGCCGCTGCGCGTGGCCGGCATGCTGCTGGTCAGCGCCGGCGTGGCCGTGGTGGGGCTGGGCGCATGA
- a CDS encoding metallophosphoesterase produces MLRRALPLSAALLLASPAVDAREVAEPAAHVASDGPYVFREGDQLRAQWICNDEVTTRRVTAQAGGTDLAPLPDCGYGHALHLLPAAVPAPAVLPAARRIVALSDIHGQYGLMVQLLRANKVIDAQDRWALGSDTLIIAGDVFDRGPQVTEAFWLLYSLQQQAAAAGGAVHFVLGNHETMVLYDDLRYVNPKYLRSAQLLGRSYPQLYGADSVIGQWLRTRPVLLRIGDTLFLHGGISPEAVELALDPARTDAAYQASLGTPKAEVKANPATAPLYDGKTSPIWYRGYFDGRLDTAGVQAILDRLQLKRIVVGHTSMPHVSTFHGDRVIAIDSSIKNGQNGELLFIEDGALSRGLLDGSRVPLAPGQMGLDD; encoded by the coding sequence ATGCTGCGCCGTGCCCTGCCCCTTTCCGCCGCCCTGCTGCTGGCATCACCGGCGGTGGATGCCCGCGAGGTGGCCGAACCGGCCGCGCACGTGGCCAGCGACGGCCCCTATGTCTTCCGCGAGGGCGACCAGCTGCGCGCGCAGTGGATCTGCAACGATGAGGTAACGACCCGCAGGGTCACCGCCCAGGCCGGGGGCACCGATCTGGCACCGCTGCCGGACTGCGGCTATGGCCACGCCCTGCACCTGCTGCCGGCGGCGGTGCCGGCACCGGCCGTGCTGCCGGCCGCCCGCCGCATCGTGGCCCTGTCCGACATCCACGGCCAGTACGGCCTGATGGTGCAGCTGCTGCGTGCCAACAAGGTCATCGACGCGCAGGACCGCTGGGCGCTGGGCAGCGACACGCTGATCATCGCCGGCGATGTCTTTGATCGCGGTCCGCAGGTGACCGAGGCCTTCTGGCTGCTGTACAGCCTGCAGCAGCAGGCGGCCGCAGCGGGCGGTGCGGTGCACTTCGTGCTGGGCAACCACGAAACCATGGTGCTCTACGACGACCTGCGCTACGTCAACCCGAAGTACCTGCGCAGTGCGCAGCTGCTGGGCCGCAGCTATCCGCAGCTGTACGGCGCCGATTCGGTGATCGGCCAGTGGCTGCGGACCCGCCCGGTGCTGCTGCGTATCGGCGATACCCTGTTCCTGCACGGCGGCATCTCGCCCGAAGCGGTGGAACTGGCCCTGGACCCGGCGCGCACCGATGCCGCCTACCAGGCCTCGCTGGGCACGCCCAAGGCCGAGGTGAAGGCCAACCCGGCCACCGCGCCGCTCTATGACGGCAAGACCAGCCCGATCTGGTACCGCGGCTACTTCGATGGCCGCCTGGACACGGCCGGCGTGCAGGCCATCCTGGACCGCCTGCAGCTCAAGCGCATCGTGGTCGGCCACACCTCGATGCCGCACGTCAGCACCTTCCATGGCGACCGGGTCATCGCCATCGACAGCAGCATCAAAAACGGCCAGAACGGCGAACTGCTGTTCATCGAGGACGGCGCGCTCAGCCGTGGCCTGCTGGACGGCTCGCGGGTACCGCTGGCGCCAGGCCAGATGGGCCTGGACGACTGA
- a CDS encoding TonB-dependent siderophore receptor, translated as MKQPSPGALRRNALALSLACAAAPAFAQDTAPTTTELDRVMVTQRTEGYQVYGTNTATKLPLTLRETPQSLTVFTRQRIEDFNLITIAEVLQQTPGVTVQSYDSNRTLFTARGFAINNFMFDGIPTNYTTGAGGNSILSDTSIYERIEVVRGASGLVTGSGNPSATVNMVRKRPTEQFQASTSLSAGSWDYRRAEVDVSGPLTASGRVRGRFVGAYTDKDSWVRFQHDTSPSVYGVVEADLTDSTRLRVGIDHLRTASDGGAWSASPLYFRDGSRARMPRSYSAAARWNEWNRESTNLFATLEQQFGAGWSGRLAYNHRATDTDSLLLAGSNTGNWADAATGLGLRISDTYSVSETREDAFDLYASGPFTLFGRSHELVLGINHYDRDLDTIRAGITSRPYNLNAFPSIYSWDGEIGRPTTYNAGIPLNTANTTETGYYAAVRLNPIDPLKIIAGARYSDYRTATDNFDANGVLTSRNARSTAHELTPYVGVLYDLSGSITAFASYSDVFQATARRDINNQLLDPTTGGNYEYGLKGEFFGGRLYASLNGFYMKQDNVSTEDPAGAGIRLPDGSVPYIASRGITTQGGEFEVSGSITDRWSMTGGYTYAYSSNPDGSRFASTSPMHLARFNTTYRWGDWTLGGGFTVQSEIFQMQPIPTGRFNSNGTPVTAVGKMGQGGYVLFDLMGRYRINDTFSVGVTVTNLFDKVYYRNVGFFNAGYWGEPRRVLFNLRARF; from the coding sequence ATGAAGCAGCCTTCCCCTGGCGCCCTGCGCCGGAACGCCCTCGCCTTGTCGCTCGCCTGCGCCGCCGCACCGGCGTTCGCCCAGGACACTGCGCCGACCACCACCGAACTGGACCGGGTGATGGTGACCCAGCGCACCGAGGGCTACCAGGTCTACGGCACCAACACCGCCACCAAGCTGCCGCTGACGCTGCGCGAAACCCCGCAGTCGCTGACCGTGTTCACCCGCCAGCGCATCGAGGATTTCAACCTCATCACCATTGCCGAAGTGCTGCAGCAGACGCCCGGCGTGACGGTGCAGTCCTATGACAGCAACCGCACGCTGTTCACCGCGCGCGGCTTTGCCATCAACAACTTCATGTTCGATGGCATCCCCACCAACTACACCACCGGCGCAGGCGGCAACTCGATCCTCAGCGACACCTCCATCTACGAGCGCATCGAAGTGGTGCGCGGTGCCAGCGGCCTGGTCACCGGCTCGGGCAATCCGTCGGCCACGGTGAACATGGTGCGCAAGCGCCCCACCGAGCAGTTCCAGGCCAGCACCAGCCTCAGTGCCGGGTCGTGGGATTACCGCCGTGCCGAAGTGGATGTGTCCGGCCCGCTGACCGCCAGCGGCCGCGTGCGTGGCCGCTTCGTCGGCGCCTACACCGACAAGGACAGCTGGGTGCGCTTCCAGCACGACACCTCGCCCAGCGTCTATGGCGTGGTGGAGGCCGACCTGACCGACAGCACCCGCCTGCGCGTGGGCATCGACCATCTCAGAACCGCGTCCGACGGCGGCGCATGGAGCGCCTCGCCGCTGTACTTCCGCGACGGCAGCCGTGCGCGCATGCCGCGCTCGTACAGCGCCGCCGCCCGCTGGAACGAATGGAACCGCGAAAGCACCAACCTGTTCGCCACCCTGGAACAGCAGTTCGGCGCAGGCTGGAGCGGCCGCCTGGCCTACAACCACCGCGCCACCGATACCGACTCGCTGCTGCTGGCCGGCTCCAACACCGGCAACTGGGCCGATGCGGCAACCGGGCTGGGCCTGCGCATTTCCGATACCTACTCGGTCTCGGAAACCCGCGAGGATGCCTTCGACCTGTATGCCTCCGGCCCGTTCACCCTGTTCGGCCGCAGCCACGAGCTGGTGCTGGGCATCAACCACTACGACCGCGACCTGGACACGATCCGCGCCGGTATCACCTCGCGCCCGTACAACCTCAACGCCTTCCCCAGCATCTACAGCTGGGACGGTGAGATCGGCCGGCCCACCACCTACAACGCGGGCATTCCGCTCAACACGGCCAACACCACCGAAACCGGCTACTACGCCGCCGTGCGCCTGAACCCGATCGACCCGCTGAAGATCATCGCCGGTGCCCGCTATTCCGATTACCGCACCGCCACCGACAATTTCGATGCCAACGGCGTGCTGACCAGCCGCAACGCACGCAGCACCGCCCACGAACTGACGCCGTATGTGGGCGTGCTGTATGACCTGTCCGGCAGCATCACCGCCTTTGCCAGCTATTCGGATGTGTTCCAGGCCACCGCCCGCCGCGACATCAACAACCAGCTGCTGGACCCGACCACCGGCGGCAACTACGAATACGGGTTGAAGGGCGAATTCTTCGGCGGCCGCCTGTACGCCTCGCTCAACGGCTTCTACATGAAGCAGGACAACGTGAGCACCGAAGACCCGGCAGGTGCCGGCATCAGGCTGCCCGATGGCAGCGTGCCGTACATCGCCAGCCGCGGCATCACCACCCAGGGGGGCGAGTTCGAGGTGTCCGGTTCGATCACCGACCGCTGGAGCATGACCGGTGGCTACACCTATGCCTACAGCAGCAATCCTGATGGCAGCCGCTTTGCCAGCACCAGCCCGATGCACCTGGCCCGCTTCAACACCACCTACCGCTGGGGCGACTGGACGCTTGGCGGTGGCTTCACCGTGCAGAGCGAAATCTTCCAGATGCAGCCCATTCCCACCGGGCGCTTCAACAGCAACGGCACGCCGGTCACCGCCGTCGGCAAGATGGGCCAGGGCGGCTACGTGCTGTTCGACCTGATGGGCCGCTACCGCATCAACGACACCTTCAGCGTCGGTGTCACGGTGACCAATCTGTTCGACAAGGTCTACTACCGCAACGTGGGTTTCTTCAATGCGGGTTACTGGGGCGAACCGCGCCGGGTCCTGTTCAACCTGCGCGCACGCTTCTGA
- a CDS encoding sensor histidine kinase, protein MMRGRPSLRRRLLAFLAVPMLALLTLNAFLTYYVALNYSNRIHDRSLVDDTVSFAQMLDTMPLTGDLSPQARFLIEYDSEGHRYFNVQSRRLGTISGNADFSAYAPSQECAREEPMLYSGTLNDQRVRMATVCTQSADNPDDRLAVTVAETMADRRHRAQEILMITIPLMTSLIVCMTALVWFGVKHGLRILTPLTNRLARREGELTPISDADVPVEIEPLISTIDGLIHRQADMIAQQNRFIADAAHQLRSPLTGMGLHVEQALAHDDPATVRESLQHIRRLNERTTRVSTQLLALARAQAVPDTLQAMDLGTHVPDWVGSRVPDAIRAGVDLGYRSDEGPWWIEGNAALLQEAVDNLIDNALRYAGKGTTVTVGLDLHDFEVELFVEDNGPGVSAEVMQRLGERFFRAPGTSETGTGLGLAIAREAVDHMDGRIAYLHVPSGGLKVAIRIPRLKRP, encoded by the coding sequence ATGATGCGCGGCCGCCCCAGCCTCCGCCGCCGGCTGCTGGCCTTCCTGGCCGTGCCGATGCTGGCCCTGCTCACGCTCAACGCGTTCCTGACCTACTACGTCGCCCTGAACTATTCCAACCGCATCCACGACCGCAGCCTGGTGGATGACACGGTGTCCTTCGCGCAGATGCTCGACACGATGCCGCTGACCGGCGACCTGTCCCCGCAGGCGCGCTTCCTGATCGAGTACGACTCCGAAGGCCACCGCTACTTCAACGTGCAGAGCCGGCGCCTGGGCACCATCAGCGGCAATGCCGATTTCAGCGCCTATGCGCCGTCGCAGGAATGCGCGCGCGAGGAACCGATGCTCTACAGCGGTACGCTCAACGACCAGCGCGTGCGCATGGCCACGGTCTGCACGCAGAGCGCGGACAACCCGGATGACCGGCTGGCGGTGACCGTGGCCGAAACCATGGCCGACCGGCGCCATCGCGCGCAGGAAATCCTGATGATCACCATTCCGCTGATGACCTCGCTGATCGTGTGCATGACCGCACTGGTCTGGTTCGGGGTCAAGCACGGCCTGCGCATCCTCACCCCGCTGACCAACCGCCTGGCCCGGCGCGAGGGCGAGCTGACCCCCATTTCCGATGCCGACGTCCCGGTGGAGATCGAACCGCTGATCAGCACCATCGACGGGCTGATCCACCGCCAGGCGGACATGATCGCGCAGCAGAACCGTTTCATCGCCGACGCTGCCCACCAGCTGCGCTCACCGTTGACCGGCATGGGCCTGCACGTGGAGCAGGCCCTGGCGCACGATGATCCGGCCACCGTGCGCGAATCGCTGCAGCACATCCGCCGCCTCAACGAACGCACCACCCGTGTCAGCACCCAGCTGCTGGCGCTGGCACGCGCGCAGGCGGTGCCGGACACGCTGCAGGCGATGGACCTGGGCACCCACGTGCCGGACTGGGTGGGCAGCCGGGTGCCCGATGCGATCCGTGCCGGGGTGGACCTGGGCTACCGCAGCGATGAGGGCCCCTGGTGGATCGAGGGCAATGCCGCCCTGCTGCAGGAGGCCGTGGACAACCTGATCGACAACGCCCTGCGCTACGCCGGCAAGGGCACCACCGTCACCGTCGGCCTGGACCTGCACGATTTCGAGGTCGAGCTGTTCGTGGAGGACAACGGCCCGGGCGTGTCGGCCGAGGTGATGCAGCGGCTGGGCGAGCGCTTCTTCCGTGCACCGGGCACCAGCGAGACCGGCACCGGCCTGGGCCTGGCCATCGCCCGCGAAGCGGTGGACCACATGGACGGGCGCATCGCCTACCTCCACGTGCCCAGTGGCGGGCTGAAGGTGGCCATCCGCATCCCGCGGCTGAAGCGCCCCTGA
- a CDS encoding DUF3649 domain-containing protein — protein sequence MAASPSRPSAGAAPAKPVPRGNGHGLLWARGGLALLGGYAVAALWAAALARLLPGATADATLVATMASFVVYTLAAIWAFAARSTWRATSGLLLAGAVAALLACLLHGVPA from the coding sequence ATGGCCGCTTCCCCGTCCCGTCCTTCTGCCGGCGCTGCGCCGGCCAAACCCGTGCCGCGCGGCAACGGTCACGGCCTGCTGTGGGCGCGTGGCGGCCTCGCCCTGCTCGGCGGCTACGCTGTCGCCGCGCTGTGGGCTGCAGCACTGGCACGCCTGCTGCCCGGCGCCACCGCCGACGCCACCCTGGTGGCGACCATGGCCTCGTTCGTGGTCTACACATTGGCTGCCATCTGGGCCTTCGCGGCACGCAGCACCTGGCGCGCAACCAGCGGCCTGCTGCTGGCCGGTGCCGTGGCCGCCCTGCTGGCCTGTCTGCTGCACGGGGTGCCGGCATGA
- a CDS encoding PepSY-associated TM helix domain-containing protein → MSNLGGLRQSQSVLHTWSGLVVGWVLFLIFIAGTAAYWKVELTRWMQPEVGLPADAQTAVAQAQQFLAHTAPDAQRWSIELPGQRSSATTVSWQPQGAPERRRGQRNPYQATLDANGTPVPVRETRGGTFFYRLHFDLHYVPVLWARWFISACSMFMLVAIISGVITHKKIFTDFFTLRRGKGQRTWLDGHNALAVLSLPFHLMITYTGLITLMTLYMPWAVDANYPGGRDAFFAELFPRAAKVEPSGVAATPPALAAVLRRAELQWGDGHAGSLLVEQPADTAMRISVRRQAGDRIADADDTLTFNARGELLDTAPARSAAVITRDGMIGLHAARFAPTTMRWLFFLSGVAGTLMVATGLVLWTVKRRTQLPDPQRPHLGFRVVERLNIGFVAGLPVAMLAFLWGNRLLPLDVGNRSDAEVKVFFYAWAACVLHAMLRAPRRGWVEQLAVAAVLALALPLYNLVAWHGGLFAALAAGDGAKAGIDIGLLLLGTGFAWAARKVHRFVPAQRRARAGSTAATTGASA, encoded by the coding sequence ATGAGCAACCTGGGCGGCCTGCGCCAATCGCAGTCGGTGCTGCACACCTGGTCGGGGCTGGTGGTCGGCTGGGTGCTGTTCCTGATCTTCATCGCTGGCACGGCCGCGTACTGGAAAGTGGAACTGACCCGCTGGATGCAGCCGGAGGTGGGCCTGCCCGCCGATGCGCAGACAGCCGTGGCGCAGGCGCAGCAGTTCCTGGCCCACACCGCGCCCGACGCGCAGCGCTGGAGCATTGAACTGCCCGGCCAGCGCAGCAGCGCCACCACGGTCAGCTGGCAGCCGCAGGGCGCACCGGAACGCCGCCGTGGCCAGCGCAACCCGTACCAGGCCACCCTCGATGCCAACGGCACACCGGTCCCGGTGCGTGAAACGCGCGGTGGCACCTTCTTCTACCGCCTGCACTTCGACCTGCACTACGTGCCGGTGCTGTGGGCGCGCTGGTTCATCAGCGCCTGCTCGATGTTCATGCTGGTGGCGATCATCAGCGGGGTGATCACCCACAAGAAGATCTTCACCGACTTCTTCACCCTGCGCCGGGGCAAGGGCCAGCGCACCTGGCTGGATGGCCACAACGCGCTGGCGGTGCTGTCCCTGCCGTTCCACCTGATGATCACCTACACCGGCCTGATCACGCTGATGACGCTGTACATGCCCTGGGCGGTGGATGCAAACTATCCCGGCGGCCGCGATGCGTTCTTCGCCGAACTGTTCCCGCGCGCGGCGAAGGTCGAGCCCAGCGGCGTGGCCGCCACGCCGCCGGCACTGGCGGCGGTGCTGCGCCGGGCCGAACTGCAGTGGGGCGACGGCCATGCCGGCTCGCTGCTGGTCGAGCAGCCTGCCGACACCGCCATGCGCATCAGCGTGCGCCGCCAGGCTGGCGACCGCATTGCCGATGCCGATGACACACTAACCTTCAATGCCCGTGGCGAACTGCTCGACACCGCGCCCGCACGTTCGGCGGCGGTGATCACCCGCGACGGCATGATCGGCCTGCACGCAGCGCGGTTCGCGCCGACCACGATGCGCTGGCTGTTCTTCCTGTCCGGGGTGGCCGGCACGCTGATGGTGGCGACCGGCCTGGTGCTGTGGACGGTCAAGCGGCGCACCCAGCTGCCAGACCCGCAACGCCCGCACCTGGGCTTCCGCGTGGTGGAACGCCTAAACATCGGGTTCGTGGCCGGGCTGCCGGTAGCGATGCTGGCCTTCCTGTGGGGCAACCGCCTGCTGCCGCTGGATGTCGGCAACCGCAGCGATGCCGAAGTGAAGGTGTTCTTCTACGCCTGGGCGGCCTGCGTGCTGCACGCGATGCTGCGCGCGCCGCGCCGCGGCTGGGTGGAACAGCTGGCCGTGGCCGCCGTGCTGGCACTGGCCCTGCCGCTGTACAACCTGGTGGCCTGGCACGGCGGGCTGTTCGCTGCGCTGGCCGCCGGTGATGGCGCCAAGGCCGGCATCGACATCGGCCTGCTGCTGCTCGGCACCGGCTTTGCCTGGGCGGCGCGCAAGGTGCACCGCTTCGTGCCGGCACAGCGCCGGGCCCGCGCAGGCAGCACGGCGGCCACCACCGGGGCAAGCGCATGA
- a CDS encoding DUF3325 domain-containing protein, whose translation MSVLALLLAAAGFACLALAMERHHRDVTGHAPAVPRRRVLRLLGAAALAASLAPSIAAWGVAQGFVGWCGVLAAGAGVMVLWLSFRSPAKPAPRPSSRS comes from the coding sequence ATGAGCGTGCTGGCCTTGCTGCTGGCTGCCGCCGGGTTCGCCTGCCTTGCCCTGGCGATGGAACGCCACCACCGCGACGTCACCGGTCATGCACCCGCTGTGCCGCGCCGCCGCGTGTTGCGCCTGCTGGGCGCGGCCGCGCTGGCAGCCAGCCTGGCACCCAGCATCGCAGCCTGGGGCGTTGCCCAAGGGTTCGTCGGCTGGTGCGGCGTGCTCGCCGCAGGCGCCGGGGTCATGGTGCTCTGGCTCAGCTTCCGCAGCCCGGCCAAGCCGGCGCCACGCCCGTCTTCCCGTTCCTGA
- a CDS encoding DMT family transporter, whose product MRRLYLIGFPLLMAFDTLAQLCFKMAGDGALPVEANMAWVMRVASQPWVYGAIIGYIGAFFTWMSLLRHAPIGPAFAASHLEVVSVLLLSAWLLHEPLTLHHLVGAVLIVVGILCLGRAEADDPHDETAAKA is encoded by the coding sequence ATGAGGCGGCTCTACCTCATCGGTTTCCCGCTGCTGATGGCCTTCGATACGCTGGCCCAGCTGTGCTTCAAGATGGCCGGTGATGGCGCCCTGCCGGTGGAAGCGAACATGGCCTGGGTCATGCGCGTGGCCTCGCAGCCGTGGGTATATGGCGCGATCATCGGTTACATCGGCGCATTCTTCACCTGGATGAGCCTGCTGCGGCATGCGCCGATCGGCCCGGCATTCGCAGCCTCCCACCTGGAGGTGGTGAGCGTGCTGCTGCTGTCGGCGTGGCTGCTGCACGAACCGTTGACCCTGCACCACCTGGTGGGGGCGGTGCTGATCGTGGTGGGCATCCTGTGCCTGGGCCGTGCCGAGGCCGATGACCCGCACGATGAGACTGCCGCGAAGGCATGA
- a CDS encoding DegT/DnrJ/EryC1/StrS family aminotransferase, with protein sequence MITLPRELPPTAGLPLQASDFLPGGGDLCAVLGSQLGTPPLQLACSGTAALLIALRTLQQRAPERDTVVVPAYTCPLVPIAVHAAGLRMRLCDTRPGHFDMDPDALRAACSERTLAVLPTHLGGRVADVASAVQIARDVGAWVIEDAAQALGARVDGRSVGLQGDIGFFSLAAGKGLSLFEGGLLACADPSLRAALRDNASVLAPRDLRWELRRSAELLGLALCYRPGLLPLVYGRPLRQALQCNALEDAVGDVFPLQVPQHRVSRWRQSVGARAARRLPAFLQAARERSGYLRERLQRLPGVTVLDDAPGRDGTWPMLMVRLPSQRARDAALATLWPAGLGVSRMFIHALPDYSYLRGIVPQRAMPNAHDFAARMLTVGNSPWWTEADVDAIVKGLMPQK encoded by the coding sequence ATGATCACCCTGCCGCGCGAACTGCCGCCCACCGCTGGCCTGCCACTGCAGGCCAGCGATTTCCTGCCTGGCGGCGGTGACCTGTGCGCGGTGCTCGGTTCGCAGCTGGGCACACCACCGCTGCAGCTGGCCTGCTCGGGCACCGCGGCACTGCTGATCGCCCTGCGTACCCTGCAACAGCGCGCGCCGGAACGCGACACCGTGGTGGTGCCGGCCTACACCTGCCCGCTGGTGCCGATTGCCGTGCACGCCGCCGGCCTGCGCATGCGCCTGTGCGACACGCGCCCGGGCCACTTCGACATGGACCCCGATGCACTGCGTGCGGCCTGCAGCGAGCGCACGCTGGCGGTGCTGCCCACGCATCTGGGCGGCCGCGTGGCCGATGTGGCCTCGGCCGTGCAGATCGCACGCGACGTGGGCGCCTGGGTGATTGAAGACGCCGCACAGGCACTGGGCGCACGGGTGGATGGCCGCAGCGTCGGCCTGCAGGGCGACATCGGCTTTTTCAGCCTGGCCGCCGGCAAGGGACTGAGCCTGTTCGAGGGCGGCCTGCTGGCCTGTGCCGATCCCTCGTTGCGTGCGGCGCTGCGTGACAACGCCAGCGTGCTGGCGCCGCGTGACCTGCGCTGGGAACTGCGACGCAGCGCCGAACTGCTCGGGCTGGCGCTGTGCTACCGGCCCGGCCTGTTGCCGCTGGTCTATGGCCGCCCGCTGCGCCAGGCCCTGCAATGCAACGCATTGGAAGATGCCGTGGGCGATGTATTCCCGCTGCAGGTGCCACAGCACCGTGTCAGCCGTTGGCGGCAATCGGTGGGGGCACGTGCTGCACGCCGCCTGCCCGCCTTCCTTCAGGCCGCGCGCGAACGCAGCGGCTACCTGCGTGAACGCCTGCAGCGCCTGCCCGGCGTGACCGTGCTCGATGATGCCCCCGGCCGCGACGGTACCTGGCCGATGCTGATGGTGCGCCTGCCCAGCCAGCGCGCGCGCGATGCCGCACTGGCCACGCTGTGGCCGGCAGGCCTGGGGGTAAGCCGGATGTTCATCCACGCCCTGCCCGACTACAGCTACCTGCGCGGCATCGTGCCGCAGCGGGCCATGCCGAACGCGCATGACTTCGCCGCGCGCATGCTGACGGTCGGCAACAGCCCATGGTGGACCGAGGCCGATGTGGATGCCATCGTCAAAGGCCTGATGCCTCAGAAGTAG